The genomic interval ATCACGGGCGTGAGCCGTATTATGGCGGGATATGATCGTTTTTTGGTTTACATGTACACCGTTTCGACGGGTGAATATCAGCGTGTGGAAAAAGAGATCTTAAGCCCGATGCTACCTATTCTCTTCAAGCCTCTAGGATGCACGGTGCCTGAAAAAAGCTTTATTATCAGCGATGCCGATTTTGTCGATTGGCTGACCGAAGCGATGGGTGGGTATGCACTTCCTCCGTTTTTGAAAACCTTTAAAAATGACAAAAGTTATCTCTTCTTAGGGATTGATTTTGATCGCGATACCTACCGAATGGTGGCAAATGAAGTGACCTTAGGATTAAAAGATGGCTACTTGGTCAACGATAAAGAGAAGATCAGCAAAAAAGAGGAGAAGTTTTTGAGTGGTCATAAGATCGAAAAACTTGAAATGTCACTTGCAGATTTTTTAAAGGCTACGGAATAGATTTACCAAAAATAGATGAAGCTTTCCAATCAAATATTGGAAAGCTTCGCTAAAAACCTACTCTTCAACACTCACTTCAACAGGATCACTTTCCCAAACACCGTGTTTTGTACAGTAACTTTGCGCCACAAGGCTCAGTTTTTTACCCGTTGGGACGATGGTAAAGGTAACTTCTGCTTGTCCTTTTTTGTCTTGTCCACCAAGGGTTCCAGAGACAAAATCAGCACGTGCTAACAGTGCATCACCCGTATAAAGCTGGATATTAGCGATATAGTGGTCGAAATCATCAGGATGTGTATACGCATTACCCACTTTTACAGTGACTTTAAACGGCGCATTTTGTTTTGCCGTAGCAGCACAGGTAATAAACGGAGAGTGCCTATCGATATAATCTTTCTTAGCTTCTCTCTCAACGGTGTCAATATCAAC from Sulfurospirillum multivorans DSM 12446 carries:
- a CDS encoding class II SORL domain-containing protein, producing the protein MPKINRYVDIDTVEREAKKDYIDRHSPFITCAATAKQNAPFKVTVKVGNAYTHPDDFDHYIANIQLYTGDALLARADFVSGTLGGQDKKGQAEVTFTIVPTGKKLSLVAQSYCTKHGVWESDPVEVSVEE
- a CDS encoding SIR2 family protein, with protein sequence MKKSDFEKEIKEGRLVPFLGMGVFKETKTEEGGQIPYDSDSMILALNGGRAMSPRLMYEYSRAAMSLEQRKGRPFIEQMTNHIFTAKPYPLPAVYTWLKTLMPRYVVDLNLDDSLLKLYADQDHFLITGVSRIMAGYDRFLVYMYTVSTGEYQRVEKEILSPMLPILFKPLGCTVPEKSFIISDADFVDWLTEAMGGYALPPFLKTFKNDKSYLFLGIDFDRDTYRMVANEVTLGLKDGYLVNDKEKISKKEEKFLSGHKIEKLEMSLADFLKATE